A single region of the Deefgea piscis genome encodes:
- a CDS encoding outer membrane lipoprotein carrier protein LolA: MNLQSLALALLLLVAPAHSALLDDVKARVSVKDTLRGEFRQEKRIAKLSKPLLASGQFVYLKQQSLLWQIEKPYASDSIITADTLIQSVNGKTIVRVDAKSQPAYSAVSRIFMALVAGDWAALEADFVITGYVDGQRWQLTLKPKAGLFASFANTLTLTGASALQQIDIAEKNGDSTHYTLSQVRAAGALSAAEQNQFLRQ, encoded by the coding sequence ATGAACCTTCAATCACTCGCTCTCGCGCTACTATTACTGGTCGCGCCTGCGCACAGCGCCTTACTGGATGACGTGAAAGCCCGCGTTAGCGTTAAAGACACCTTACGCGGTGAATTTCGCCAAGAAAAACGCATCGCCAAGCTATCCAAACCGCTGCTCGCCAGCGGCCAATTTGTCTATCTAAAGCAGCAAAGTTTGCTGTGGCAAATTGAAAAACCCTATGCCTCGGACAGCATCATCACTGCCGATACACTGATTCAAAGCGTCAATGGCAAAACCATTGTGCGCGTCGATGCCAAATCGCAACCGGCGTATAGCGCCGTTTCGCGTATTTTTATGGCGCTGGTGGCCGGTGATTGGGCCGCTTTAGAGGCGGATTTTGTCATCACTGGCTACGTGGATGGCCAGCGCTGGCAGCTCACGCTCAAACCCAAAGCCGGACTTTTTGCCAGTTTTGCCAACACGCTCACTCTCACTGGGGCGAGCGCGCTACAGCAAATCGACATCGCCGAAAAAAACGGCGACAGCACGCATTACACGCTTAGCCAAGTTCGAGCAGCTGGCGCGCTGTCGGCCGCTGAACAAAATCA
- a CDS encoding acyl-CoA thioesterase, translated as MHAIHSHSIEITPAFHDIDVMEVVWHGHYIKYFELARSALLRQFDYDYPGMRASGYAWPVIDLHVRYSRPARFEQALRVTASIVEWENRLKISYRIHDVASGQLLTKGDTTQVAVDLSSGEMCFVSPEILREKLGLQKLDPQTSGQKKPGLAQP; from the coding sequence ATGCACGCCATTCACTCACACAGTATTGAAATCACCCCTGCGTTTCATGATATCGACGTGATGGAAGTCGTTTGGCACGGCCATTACATTAAATATTTTGAGCTCGCCCGCAGCGCGCTACTGCGCCAATTTGATTATGACTATCCCGGCATGCGAGCGTCCGGCTACGCGTGGCCGGTGATTGATTTGCATGTTCGTTATTCGCGTCCGGCCCGCTTTGAGCAAGCGCTGCGCGTTACCGCCAGCATTGTCGAATGGGAAAACCGCTTAAAAATCAGCTACCGCATCCACGATGTGGCCAGCGGCCAATTACTCACCAAGGGCGACACCACACAAGTGGCGGTTGATCTAAGTAGCGGTGAAATGTGTTTTGTTTCGCCAGAGATCCTGCGGGAGAAATTAGGGCTGCAAAAATTAGATCCGCAAACGTCAGGACAGAAAAAGCCAGGACTAGCCCAGCCATGA
- a CDS encoding HAL/PAL/TAL family ammonia-lyase, with protein MNRPADRIEFGAARLTIEDILAVAAGHGVQLSNDAAFIRRVHAGSQFLEQLLAEHGEIYGVTTGYGDSCTVAIPAHLVAELPRQLYTYHGCGLGAFFDVFTGRAILAVRLLSLAQGYSGVRWVLLEQLATLINQNLVPVIPEEGSVGASGDLTPLSYVAAVLAGERDIYRDGQPYPTQKAFAERNISPLTLAPKEGLALMNGTAVMTALACIAYRRAAYLVKLCARLTALTSLATDGNSYHFDAKLFSVKPHPGQNEVAAWIHDDLLAGEAPREGLRLQDRYSIRCAPHVIGVLADALPMLRQFIENELNSANDNPIIDGEGEHVLHGGHFYGGHIAFAMDSLKNCVANLADLMDRQLALLVDTRYNHGLPSNLSGATGERRAINHGFKAVQIGASAWTAEALKLTMPASVFSRSTECHNQDKVSMGTIAARDALRVLQLTEQVIAAHALAAVQGVELRIAQGELSAAQCAPAVNAFMAEVRTFSAHLVEDRALDTDLRAVIAAIQAQSLSVPGAA; from the coding sequence ATGAATCGCCCTGCTGACCGTATTGAATTTGGCGCTGCACGCCTCACGATTGAAGACATCCTCGCCGTTGCGGCGGGTCATGGCGTGCAATTGTCTAACGATGCCGCGTTCATCCGCCGCGTGCATGCCGGCAGTCAGTTTCTCGAGCAGTTGCTCGCCGAGCACGGCGAAATTTATGGCGTGACCACCGGTTACGGCGATTCATGCACCGTTGCCATTCCCGCGCATTTGGTCGCCGAATTACCGCGCCAGCTGTATACCTATCACGGCTGTGGTTTGGGTGCTTTTTTTGATGTGTTTACCGGCCGCGCGATTTTGGCGGTTCGACTGCTGTCTTTGGCGCAAGGTTATTCGGGTGTGCGCTGGGTGTTGCTGGAACAACTGGCGACATTAATTAACCAAAATCTCGTGCCGGTGATCCCCGAAGAAGGCTCAGTCGGCGCCAGTGGCGATTTAACGCCGCTGTCTTACGTCGCGGCAGTATTGGCTGGGGAACGAGATATTTACCGCGATGGCCAGCCATACCCCACTCAAAAAGCATTCGCCGAGCGCAATATCAGCCCGCTCACGCTAGCGCCCAAAGAAGGCTTGGCCTTAATGAATGGCACGGCGGTAATGACCGCGCTGGCGTGTATTGCCTATCGCCGCGCGGCCTATTTAGTGAAATTATGCGCCCGCCTGACGGCGCTCACCTCACTGGCCACCGATGGCAATAGCTATCATTTTGACGCCAAGCTGTTTTCAGTTAAACCACACCCGGGGCAAAACGAAGTCGCCGCGTGGATACACGACGATTTACTCGCTGGCGAAGCACCGCGCGAAGGCTTGCGACTACAAGATCGCTATTCCATCCGCTGCGCGCCGCACGTCATCGGTGTACTGGCTGACGCGTTACCGATGCTGCGCCAATTTATCGAAAACGAGCTCAATAGCGCCAATGACAACCCGATTATCGACGGCGAAGGTGAGCATGTGTTGCATGGTGGGCATTTTTACGGCGGGCATATTGCTTTTGCGATGGACAGCTTAAAAAACTGCGTTGCCAATTTAGCCGACTTAATGGATCGCCAGCTGGCACTATTAGTCGACACCCGCTACAACCATGGTTTGCCGAGCAATCTATCCGGTGCCACTGGCGAGCGACGCGCCATTAATCATGGCTTTAAAGCCGTGCAAATCGGCGCTTCAGCATGGACCGCCGAGGCGCTTAAGCTCACCATGCCGGCCAGCGTATTTAGCCGTTCCACCGAATGCCACAATCAAGACAAAGTCAGCATGGGCACCATTGCCGCGCGCGACGCGCTGCGGGTATTGCAATTGACCGAGCAAGTCATCGCCGCCCATGCCTTGGCCGCAGTCCAAGGTGTTGAACTGCGTATCGCCCAAGGCGAGCTTAGCGCCGCGCAATGCGCGCCAGCGGTGAATGCATTCATGGCTGAAGTTCGTACTTTTTCGGCGCATTTAGTTGAAGATCGGGCGCTCGACACCGATTTGCGCGCGGTAATTGCGGCAATTCAAGCGCAAAGTCTCAGCGTTCCTGGAGCTGCCTAA
- a CDS encoding LpxL/LpxP family acyltransferase, whose product MSKSSWSAQPERGGRMAYWGMKSMFAAYRLGGRPLFALILYPVLAWFFVFGPSARRASLHYLRQLKRAVPALKLTPSLRLSWQHYLSFADTTLDKLRVWSGQFNPNQVHMHGQAMMQSRLAQRQGGIMLTAHLGNTEAMQALSEHISELTLNVLVYTQHAQQFNRILAAQAGTRSVRLIQVEDLNAALAADLSERVARGEWLVIAADRVPVNTHTRTLNVDFLGATAPLPLGPHLLALLMQCPLVFAVCLKAADGLHVYLETLSEAQTIARAARQPWLQQSAQRYADRLAYYCQLAPLQWSNFYSFWLPL is encoded by the coding sequence ATGAGTAAATCTAGCTGGAGCGCGCAACCCGAGCGTGGGGGGCGCATGGCCTACTGGGGAATGAAAAGCATGTTCGCCGCCTACCGTCTTGGCGGTCGGCCGCTGTTTGCGCTGATACTTTACCCGGTACTGGCTTGGTTTTTTGTCTTTGGCCCGTCAGCTCGCCGCGCTTCATTACACTATTTGCGGCAATTAAAGCGGGCAGTCCCCGCGCTCAAGCTCACGCCTTCGCTGCGTCTGAGTTGGCAACACTATTTGAGCTTTGCCGATACCACGCTAGACAAATTGCGCGTTTGGTCGGGGCAATTTAATCCAAACCAAGTGCACATGCATGGTCAAGCGATGATGCAAAGCCGATTGGCGCAGCGCCAAGGCGGCATTATGCTCACAGCGCATTTAGGCAATACCGAAGCGATGCAGGCTTTATCAGAACACATTAGCGAGCTCACGCTCAATGTCTTGGTGTATACGCAACACGCGCAGCAATTTAACCGTATTTTGGCGGCGCAAGCTGGGACTCGCTCAGTGCGGTTAATTCAAGTTGAAGATCTAAACGCCGCCTTAGCGGCGGACTTATCCGAACGGGTGGCGCGCGGGGAATGGCTGGTGATTGCCGCCGATCGCGTGCCGGTCAATACCCACACCCGCACGCTCAACGTCGATTTCTTGGGCGCGACCGCCCCATTGCCGCTGGGCCCGCATTTGCTGGCGCTCTTGATGCAATGCCCGCTGGTGTTTGCGGTTTGCCTGAAAGCGGCCGATGGCCTGCATGTTTATCTAGAAACGCTCAGCGAAGCGCAAACCATTGCCCGAGCTGCGCGGCAACCGTGGTTGCAACAATCGGCACAGCGTTACGCCGACCGACTGGCTTATTACTGCCAGCTTGCGCCTTTGCAGTGGTCTAACTTTTACTCTTTTTGGCTGCCCCTATGA
- a CDS encoding glycosyltransferase family 2 protein, translating into MSDFKPCILIPVYNHEHAIGAVLEALRPFDLPCLLIDDGSNAACRHTLSTLATEQADWLQVQHLAHNLGKGGAVMAGLRWAHQLGYSHAIQIDADGQHHTPDILQFIHAAQAQPNALIAGRPIYDASVPKGRLYGRYATHIWVWINTLSLQIQDAMCGFRVYPLAASCALIEREALGRRMEFDIEIMVRLYWADVPIVQLPTPVQYPLDGVSHFALWRDNLLISRLHTKLFFGMLWRSPRLIARWFRT; encoded by the coding sequence ATGAGCGATTTTAAGCCTTGTATTTTGATTCCGGTTTACAACCACGAGCACGCCATTGGCGCGGTGCTTGAGGCATTACGCCCGTTTGATCTGCCTTGCTTACTGATTGACGACGGTAGCAACGCCGCTTGTCGCCACACGCTCAGCACCTTAGCGACTGAGCAAGCCGATTGGCTGCAAGTACAGCACTTAGCGCACAATCTGGGCAAAGGCGGCGCAGTCATGGCGGGATTACGCTGGGCTCATCAACTTGGGTATAGCCACGCCATACAGATTGATGCTGATGGTCAGCATCATACCCCTGATATTTTGCAATTTATCCATGCTGCGCAGGCGCAACCGAATGCGCTGATTGCCGGGCGACCGATTTACGATGCCTCCGTACCTAAGGGGCGTTTGTACGGGCGCTATGCCACGCATATTTGGGTGTGGATTAACACTTTGTCATTGCAGATTCAAGACGCCATGTGCGGCTTTCGCGTCTACCCGCTGGCCGCAAGCTGCGCCCTGATCGAGCGCGAAGCACTTGGCCGCCGCATGGAGTTTGATATTGAAATCATGGTGCGGCTGTACTGGGCCGACGTGCCCATCGTACAATTGCCCACCCCAGTGCAATACCCACTCGATGGCGTGTCGCATTTTGCGCTGTGGCGCGACAATCTGTTGATTTCACGCCTACACACCAAGCTGTTTTTTGGCATGCTGTGGCGCAGTCCGCGCTTAATCGCCCGCTGGTTTCGCACATGA
- a CDS encoding AMP-binding protein, which translates to MINKWLDRNTPAYDFALQQGRLIRSTEFATHVAALAHTLAMQNEREISLFCRDAYWFAVALYAAWQTDKIVHLPGDETRINATPATLSLADEPHLGLLISELCEPASLKQAAQLPPYAPDACQLVIYTSGSSGEPKAIHKTLRQLLTEVTALESLFGAQMADSVIVATVSQQHIYGLLFRIIWPVSFGRVFAAEAAFFPEQLFAMSQAAGKVSWIASPAHYKRLTEQQPWAATRPHLAALFSSAGVLNAEVAQRIAQSSGMPITEIFGSSETGGVAWRQQPAAWQALPNVALRINDTGALEICSAHLLPNQWITMDDAASISADGRFTLLGRLDRIAKIEEQRIALARVEQALQHLPEVTDAAVFAAETQGRQSLNAVIVLNAAGIALLVQLGKTALIKQLKKHLIGNIERVAIPRRWRFAAALPVNAQGKTTPAALQPLFASPSLQPQTLTLQQDGEQCQLQLFIAADIAYFAGHFPNAPILPGVTQIHWAAQFARQYFAIPGTFSQMEVIKFQQIIRPNTVLTLQLTWDQMRQRVTFAFTSEQGSHSSGRLVFAA; encoded by the coding sequence ATGATAAATAAATGGCTTGATCGCAATACCCCTGCTTATGACTTTGCATTACAACAAGGTCGACTGATTCGCAGCACCGAATTTGCCACGCATGTGGCGGCGCTGGCGCACACGTTGGCGATGCAAAACGAGCGCGAAATCAGCCTATTTTGCCGTGACGCGTATTGGTTTGCCGTCGCCCTTTATGCCGCATGGCAAACCGATAAAATCGTGCATCTACCCGGTGATGAAACGCGGATCAATGCCACGCCAGCAACACTGAGCCTCGCCGATGAGCCGCATTTAGGTTTACTGATTAGTGAGCTGTGCGAACCGGCGTCACTTAAGCAGGCAGCACAACTCCCCCCCTACGCGCCCGATGCTTGTCAGCTGGTGATTTATACCTCGGGCTCCAGTGGTGAACCCAAAGCGATTCATAAAACGCTGCGGCAACTGCTCACAGAAGTGACCGCATTAGAATCGCTATTTGGCGCGCAAATGGCCGATTCGGTTATTGTGGCGACGGTCAGCCAGCAACATATTTATGGCTTATTGTTTCGAATCATTTGGCCAGTGAGCTTTGGCCGCGTATTTGCTGCCGAGGCGGCGTTTTTCCCCGAGCAGCTGTTTGCAATGAGTCAAGCGGCGGGCAAAGTCAGCTGGATTGCCAGCCCGGCGCATTACAAGCGGCTCACTGAACAACAACCGTGGGCGGCAACTCGGCCGCATTTGGCGGCGCTGTTTTCATCCGCTGGCGTGCTCAACGCCGAAGTTGCGCAGCGAATTGCCCAATCGAGCGGCATGCCCATTACCGAGATTTTTGGTTCTTCCGAAACTGGCGGTGTCGCTTGGCGCCAGCAGCCCGCGGCTTGGCAAGCGCTGCCCAATGTGGCGCTGCGCATTAACGACACTGGCGCGCTAGAAATTTGCTCAGCACATTTATTGCCCAATCAATGGATTACGATGGATGACGCCGCCAGCATCAGCGCCGATGGCAGATTCACGCTTTTAGGGCGGCTCGACCGGATTGCGAAAATCGAAGAACAACGCATTGCACTAGCGCGCGTCGAGCAGGCTTTACAACATTTACCCGAAGTCACTGACGCGGCGGTTTTTGCTGCAGAAACGCAAGGTCGGCAAAGTTTAAATGCCGTCATCGTGCTCAATGCAGCCGGCATTGCGCTACTGGTGCAACTGGGAAAAACCGCACTCATCAAGCAACTTAAAAAACATTTAATCGGCAACATCGAGCGCGTGGCTATCCCGCGCCGCTGGCGTTTTGCTGCCGCTTTACCGGTCAATGCACAAGGCAAAACCACGCCCGCCGCTTTGCAGCCTTTATTTGCATCACCCAGCTTACAGCCGCAAACACTCACCCTCCAGCAAGACGGCGAGCAATGCCAATTACAACTCTTCATCGCCGCCGATATTGCCTATTTTGCGGGGCACTTCCCGAATGCGCCGATTTTGCCCGGCGTGACGCAAATTCATTGGGCGGCCCAATTCGCGCGTCAATACTTTGCCATCCCCGGCACATTTAGCCAGATGGAAGTGATTAAATTTCAGCAAATCATCCGGCCCAACACCGTGCTCACGCTGCAGCTCACTTGGGATCAAATGCGGCAAAGGGTGACGTTTGCTTTTACTTCCGAGCAAGGCAGCCATTCCTCAGGCCGATTGGTTTTTGCCGCATGA
- a CDS encoding COG4648 family protein — MKKTLTLISGLLMLLYPLLVYFSLGQVSISTLALGLILLAIIRGFSARHTPGMPLQVSILLVLAGILYIQGNIAWLRYHPVLINLAMLAVFAYSLWRGPSVIERLARLSEPDLPASGVAYTRKVTQVWCGFFILNGSIALWTACYASWDYWTLYNGGIAYVLMGALMAGEWILRQRIRTKQ, encoded by the coding sequence ATGAAAAAAACCCTCACCCTTATCAGCGGGCTATTGATGCTGCTATATCCGCTCTTGGTGTATTTTTCATTAGGACAGGTGTCAATCAGCACCTTGGCACTGGGTTTGATTTTGCTGGCCATTATTCGGGGCTTCAGCGCCAGACACACCCCTGGTATGCCACTACAAGTCTCCATTTTATTGGTTCTGGCTGGCATACTCTATATTCAGGGCAATATAGCTTGGCTGCGTTACCATCCGGTCTTGATCAATCTTGCGATGTTGGCGGTGTTTGCCTACAGCCTATGGCGCGGACCGAGCGTGATTGAGCGCCTAGCCAGACTGAGCGAGCCTGATTTGCCAGCATCGGGCGTGGCGTACACCCGCAAAGTGACGCAAGTCTGGTGTGGGTTTTTTATACTCAACGGCAGTATCGCGCTGTGGACAGCGTGCTATGCCAGCTGGGATTACTGGACTTTATATAATGGCGGCATCGCCTATGTGCTCATGGGCGCCTTGATGGCTGGAGAATGGATACTGCGACAGCGTATTCGCACCAAACAATGA
- a CDS encoding acyl carrier protein, with amino-acid sequence MEKKAIHDAVVNIIATLFEINPARITPDAQLYADLEIDSIDAVDMAAELKTLVGKKISPADFKQVRTVQDVIDTVDKLLQA; translated from the coding sequence ATGGAAAAAAAAGCCATTCACGACGCGGTCGTGAACATTATCGCCACGCTATTTGAAATCAATCCAGCGCGCATCACCCCTGATGCCCAATTGTATGCCGACTTAGAAATCGACAGCATCGATGCGGTGGATATGGCCGCAGAACTCAAAACGCTGGTGGGCAAAAAAATCAGCCCTGCCGACTTCAAACAAGTTCGCACCGTGCAAGACGTCATCGACACGGTGGATAAACTGCTGCAAGCGTAG
- a CDS encoding phosphopantetheine-binding protein: MDNPLINEIKLFVIETLNLEDITIDDIDAEAPLFNEGLGLDSIDALELGVGLQKRYHIKLQNDSTENYRHFASIRALAELVSTQRAV; encoded by the coding sequence GTGGATAACCCGCTGATTAACGAAATCAAACTGTTTGTCATTGAAACGCTGAACTTAGAAGACATCACCATCGATGACATCGACGCTGAAGCACCCTTATTTAATGAAGGCTTAGGACTGGATTCGATTGATGCGCTGGAATTGGGCGTGGGTTTACAAAAACGCTACCACATCAAATTGCAAAATGATTCGACTGAGAACTACCGGCACTTTGCCTCAATTCGCGCCTTGGCCGAGCTGGTGAGCACGCAACGCGCAGTTTAA
- a CDS encoding lysophospholipid acyltransferase family protein — protein sequence MSLAQKINTLQRQIATVIAFSCFGLGGALLGLLFPILNRLTPKAHRQARARQIIHRIFGYFMRWMRFLGIMHWQIEGQDRLGRPGQLVIANHPSLLDVVFIMAQIDAPNCVVKGSLWRNPCVAGPVTAAGFIPNDSNEHMIQASVAALAQGDCLIVFPEGTRSTPGQSLQLHRGAATIAIKGAKVLTPVVITVSPSTLTKQEKWYKIPPRRFVMTLRVLDDIDPSAYRRTSSDPIAARRLNRDLIDLYTQELNRG from the coding sequence ATGAGTCTGGCGCAAAAAATAAACACCCTTCAGCGCCAAATAGCGACCGTGATTGCCTTTAGCTGTTTTGGCCTTGGTGGTGCTTTACTGGGCTTATTGTTTCCCATCCTCAACCGCCTCACGCCCAAAGCGCACAGGCAAGCGCGCGCACGCCAGATTATTCACCGCATCTTTGGCTACTTTATGCGCTGGATGCGGTTTTTAGGCATTATGCACTGGCAGATTGAAGGCCAAGATCGGCTCGGTCGACCCGGGCAATTGGTCATCGCCAATCATCCATCTTTGCTCGACGTGGTGTTTATAATGGCGCAGATCGATGCGCCCAATTGCGTCGTCAAAGGTAGTTTATGGCGCAATCCTTGCGTGGCCGGCCCCGTGACTGCCGCGGGGTTTATACCCAACGACAGTAATGAGCACATGATTCAAGCCAGCGTCGCCGCGCTAGCACAAGGCGACTGCTTGATTGTTTTCCCCGAAGGCACGCGCAGCACGCCCGGCCAAAGCCTGCAATTACACCGCGGCGCAGCCACCATTGCCATCAAAGGCGCCAAAGTATTAACCCCAGTGGTGATTACCGTTAGCCCAAGCACTTTGACCAAGCAAGAAAAGTGGTACAAGATACCGCCCCGCCGTTTTGTCATGACATTACGCGTACTCGACGACATCGACCCAAGCGCGTATCGCCGCACCAGTAGCGACCCGATTGCTGCGCGTCGCCTCAATCGTGACCTTATCGACCTTTACACGCAGGAATTAAACCGTGGATAA
- a CDS encoding beta-ketoacyl synthase chain length factor, whose protein sequence is MLSPYWSIQIHLSRLCSWHETRNDVPSLDFIAPLQRRRLSPLARINLQLAHDINPEKTALRCVFASRHGEIVQTTQMLQALASDELLSPARFSHSVHNAIQGLWSIQAQQTAECSAISAGIDTLPMGLLEAATLLADQADPAVLLMCTDEAVPAIFNPDASESTTRFALAGLINAQPANLKLSAIPKTHAPMLDPAHLEFLQWWRSNAPQLITAGARCNWQWTRL, encoded by the coding sequence ATGCTCTCGCCCTATTGGTCCATTCAAATTCATCTTTCACGCCTTTGTAGTTGGCATGAAACGCGCAATGACGTGCCAAGTTTGGATTTTATTGCGCCACTACAACGCCGACGCCTATCGCCATTGGCGCGAATTAATTTGCAACTGGCGCACGACATCAATCCAGAAAAAACCGCGCTGCGCTGTGTTTTTGCCTCACGCCATGGCGAAATCGTACAAACCACGCAGATGCTGCAAGCCTTAGCCAGCGATGAATTATTGTCGCCCGCACGCTTTAGCCACTCAGTTCACAATGCGATTCAAGGTTTATGGAGCATTCAAGCGCAACAAACCGCAGAATGCAGCGCCATCAGCGCCGGCATCGACACGCTGCCAATGGGCTTACTGGAGGCGGCTACATTACTGGCCGATCAGGCCGACCCAGCGGTATTGCTGATGTGCACCGATGAAGCCGTACCCGCCATATTTAATCCCGACGCATCAGAAAGTACGACCCGCTTTGCGCTCGCTGGATTGATCAACGCCCAGCCCGCGAATTTAAAATTAAGCGCCATCCCCAAAACCCACGCCCCAATGCTTGACCCTGCACATTTAGAGTTTTTGCAATGGTGGCGCAGCAATGCGCCTCAGCTGATCACCGCCGGAGCCCGATGCAATTGGCAGTGGACTCGCTTATGA
- the blaOXA gene encoding class D beta-lactamase gives MRNIFFAAMLLSTGLAQAQTLITPQASGFEENSQIAAIFAKNQIQGSIAILDVSQQRLIGHNNQRAATRFIPASTFKIANSLIGLSSKAVSSVDEVFYHYDGQPVYLASWAHDMGLREALRVSNVPAYQLLAKKIGLSAMQSDVSQLNYGNADIGQQVDQFWLKGPLKISPIEQSQFLARLAQKQLPLPKSAQSAVRDIMQLESGKGWTLYGKTGLYRDSPSDIGWFVGWLEEDGKIYSFALNIDQAKTQPLSQRIQLSKDSLQALGLMKN, from the coding sequence CTGCGAAATATTTTCTTTGCCGCGATGCTGCTCTCTACTGGGTTAGCGCAAGCCCAAACCTTGATCACGCCCCAAGCATCTGGCTTTGAAGAAAATAGTCAAATTGCCGCTATTTTTGCAAAAAACCAAATCCAAGGCAGCATCGCCATATTAGATGTCAGCCAGCAGCGACTCATCGGTCACAATAACCAGCGAGCCGCAACGCGCTTTATTCCTGCCTCCACTTTTAAAATCGCCAATAGCTTAATTGGCCTCAGCAGTAAGGCTGTTAGCAGTGTGGATGAGGTGTTTTATCATTACGATGGCCAACCCGTGTATTTAGCCAGCTGGGCGCATGACATGGGTTTACGCGAAGCGCTGCGCGTGTCCAACGTGCCCGCCTACCAGCTACTTGCCAAAAAAATCGGCTTGAGCGCCATGCAAAGTGATGTGAGTCAACTCAATTACGGCAATGCCGATATTGGGCAGCAAGTTGATCAATTTTGGCTCAAAGGGCCACTCAAAATCAGCCCGATAGAGCAAAGCCAATTTTTAGCTCGCCTCGCACAAAAACAACTCCCGCTACCAAAATCAGCACAAAGCGCGGTGCGCGACATTATGCAGCTCGAATCGGGCAAAGGCTGGACGCTCTATGGCAAAACCGGGCTCTACCGCGACAGCCCATCGGATATTGGCTGGTTTGTCGGCTGGCTAGAAGAGGACGGTAAAATCTATAGCTTTGCGCTGAATATTGATCAAGCCAAAACGCAGCCGCTTAGCCAGCGCATTCAATTAAGCAAAGACAGCTTACAAGCGCTAGGACTGATGAAAAACTAA
- a CDS encoding FmdB family zinc ribbon protein: MPIYAYRCAACAHYGEHLQKLSDPVLTQCPACAAAQYQKQLSAVGVQIKGAAATSSIAPTPHHCGPGCQH; encoded by the coding sequence ATGCCCATCTACGCCTATCGCTGTGCCGCATGCGCGCACTATGGTGAACACTTACAAAAACTCAGCGACCCCGTACTCACCCAATGCCCTGCTTGTGCCGCTGCGCAATACCAAAAGCAGCTCAGTGCCGTTGGCGTACAAATCAAAGGCGCGGCGGCAACCAGCTCTATCGCTCCCACGCCACATCACTGCGGCCCGGGCTGCCAGCACTAA